A single window of Periophthalmus magnuspinnatus isolate fPerMag1 chromosome 22, fPerMag1.2.pri, whole genome shotgun sequence DNA harbors:
- the LOC117390010 gene encoding uncharacterized protein LOC117390010 encodes MAALWTVMVLALFLSAPLSEAVVNKNDLARFVNDLLNVYKPTYQVHEDAPMFSLAISIPLNAIRRHDFSLVTAADPPQNVRSALNRCQVYTGARVVGATLLKYPDFMRQCPNEPVSWDYVTRSCPAVRYWRDFEQCTSGDIRRLKREVDGLVQHAEYRVLQNFQHLTNKINRGIQSTDLMLFYIYKSPCSTRCCSTDHLFSIINKMTSVRRWNNYAVVFSHIFVPGHTSASAATLEQDRRTALMNLGNGINGIANIYRCTPGASTCFSCNAPGGVNNDCVRAPRSPSAPPGGH; translated from the exons ATGGCAGCTCTGTGGACAGTCATGGTTTTGGCCCTGTTTCTCTCAGCTCCACTCAGTGAAGCAGTGGTGAACAAAAACGACTTGGCGAGATTCGTGAATGACCTCTTGAATGT ATACAAGCCAACGTATCAAGTGCATGA AGATGCTCCCATGTTCAGTTTGGCCATCAGTATCCCACTAAATGCCATCAGGAGGCATGACTTCAGCCTTGTGACAGCCGCCGACCCGCCCCAAAATGTGAGGAGTGCCCTGAACCGTTGTCAGGTATACACAGGAGCCCGGGTGGTGGGTGCGACCCTCCTCAAATACCCAGACTTCATGCGGCAGTGCCCCAATGAGCCCGTGAGCTGGGACTATGTCACGCGGAGTTGTCCTGCCGTGCGCTACTGGAGGGACTTTGAGCAGTGCACAAGTGGTGACATCAGGAGACTCAAGAGGGAGGTGGACGGGCTGGTGCAACATGCCGAATACCGTGTCCTGCAAAACTTCCAACATCTAACCAACAAAATCAATCGTGGGATCCAGAGCACTGACCTCATGTTGTTTTACATATACAAGTCCCCGTGCTCCACTCGATGCTGCAGCACTGACCATCTCTTCAGCATTATCAACAAAATGACCAGTGTCAGGCGCTGGAATAATTACGCAGTCGTGTTTTCTCATATCTTTGTTCCGGGCCATACGTCAGCTTCAGCAGCCACTCTGGAGCAGGACCGTCGCACTGCGCTGATGAACCTCGGAAACGGCATAAACGGAATCGCAAATATCTACCGCTGCACTCCGGGCGCCAGCACGTGCTTCAGCTGTAACGCACCAGGTGGAGTGAACAACGACTGTGTGCGAGCTCCACGCAGCCCCAGTGCTCCCCCTGGAGGCCACTAG
- the plek2 gene encoding pleckstrin-2: MNYKNCGKTGTGKSQSNSMEKSNVLREGFLVKRGHLVQNWKARWFILMPDKLLYYKYEGGRRDSSQRGKILLKGCQITCPFLEYENRPLVLKIVTKTGVEHFLEACSREERDVWAADIMAAVERLNSEHSGTVDTVPDPEEMRLHHIDLSKVLDSMYDVHSGINMSCHMEQGNTYKNCFSGSAVVDWLVFMQFSLSRVEAVTLASALLEEGFLRTVGLRSSEALRTAGPSQQLIDDSTALYSFSDSLKKRGSVKAETSLSAVELSGKVVKRGYLLKQGHRRKNWKVRLFVLRSEPAFLHYYDPTRYDISPVGGFSLRGCLVSALEDNGVPSGVKGNIQGNLFKIITQSDTHYFIQAPTHQEKMDWIDAIREQT, from the exons ATGAACTATAAAAACTGTGGAAAGACAGGAACAGGCAAGTCACAAAGTAACAGCATGGAGAAGTCTAATGTTCTACGAGAAGGATTCTTGGTCAAACGG GGCCATCTTGTTCAAAATTGGAAGGCACGATGGTTCATTTTGATGCCTGACAAACTGCTGTATTATAAATatgaaggagggagaagggattCCAGTCAAAGAGGGAAAATACTGTTAAAAGGGTGCCAGATCACATGCCCTTTTCTGGAATATGAAAATCGACCG TTGGTTTTGAAGATTGTGACAAAGACTGGTGTGGAGCACTTTCTAGAGGCATGTTCACGGGAGGAGAGGGACGTTTGGGCAGCAGACATTATGGCTGCAGTGGAGAGGCTGAACTCAGAGCACAGTGGGACAGTGGACACTGTCCCTGATCCAGAAGAGATGAGGCTGCACCATATTGATCTGAG taAAGTGCTGGACTCCATGTACGATGTCCACAGTGGGATAAACATGAGCTGTCACATGGAGCAGGGAAACACCTACAAGAACTGCTTCTCTG GCTCTGCGGTGGTGGACTGGCTGGTGTTCATGCAGTTCTCCCTGTCCCGGGTGGAGGCAGTGACTCTGGCCTCAGCTCTGCTGGAGGAGGGCTTTCTGCGCACTGTGGGTCTGAGGAGCTCTGAGGCACTCAGAACAGCCGGACCCAGCCAACAGCTCATCGACGACTCTACCGCCCTCTACAGCTTT AGTGACAGCCTGAAGAAGCGTGGCAGTGTGAAAGCTGAGACGTCTCTGTCAGCTGTGGAGCTCAGCGGGAAAGTGGTGAAGAGAGGCTACCTGCTCAAACAG GGACACAGAAGGAAAAACTGGAAAGTGCGACTGTTCGTGCTGCGTTCAGAGCCGGCCTTCCTCCACTACTATGACCCCACCAGA TATGACATCAGCCCAGTCGGAGGATTCTCACTCAGAGGCTGTTTAGTGTCTGCACTGGAGGACAATGGAGTTCCCTCAG GTGTAAAAGGCAACATTCAAGGAAACCTGTTTAAAATCATCACTCAGTCGGACACTCATTACTTCATCCAGGCTCCAACACATCAGGAGAAGATGGACTGGATCGACGCCATCAGagaacaaacataa
- the si:ch211-10a23.2 gene encoding galectin-related protein A-like produces MEEKDSNENEGYTGEIKGGLRPSMKLVVMGIVNKKPQSMEVLVSSQLRDEEGADGADGAEGDVGLQLKISFKEKAIQRNARLNGKWGLAENTLSFFPFASGEPFKMEIVCEHQQFRILVDGQPLCGFSHRFTPLASLTSLRVFGDLQLTKVA; encoded by the exons ATGGAGGAAAAGGACAGCAACGAGAAT GAGGGCTACACCGGGGAGATAAAGGGGGGACTGCGGCCTTCAATGAAACTGGTTGTAATGGGAATTGTCAACAAAAAACCTCAAAG TATGGAGGTGCTGGTGTCAAGTCAGCTGCGGGATGAGGAGGGGGCTGACGGGGCTGACGGGGCAGAGGGGGACGTGGGGTTGCAGCTGAAGATCAGTTTTAAGGAGAAGGCGATCCAGAGAAACGCTCGACTCAACGGGAAGTGGGGTctggctgaaaacactctgtccttCTTTCCCTTTGCCTCCGGAGAGCCTTTCAAG ATGGAGATAGTATGTGAGCACCAGCAGTTCCGTATACTGGTGGATGGACAGCCTCTGTGTGGTTTTTCTCATCGCTTCACCCCTCTggcctctctcacctctttacGAGTGTTTGGAGACCTGCAGCTCACAAAGGTGGCCTAA